A section of the Macadamia integrifolia cultivar HAES 741 chromosome 9, SCU_Mint_v3, whole genome shotgun sequence genome encodes:
- the LOC122089959 gene encoding zinc transporter 6, chloroplastic-like, giving the protein MASCLTDATRELSCRDSEAATHLKLISILVIFITSIIGICSPVLLARLFQGKPVYDKALLLIKCFAAGVILSTSLVHVLPDAFDALADCKVATHHPWKDFPFAGLVTLIGALIALLVDVSATSHVHGNKPSNYTPIGTQEVEPSIDLGKKSKSSVDPQIELGVVVQGSCYGGGSPPAAEEMAKLKQRLVSQVLEIGIIFHSVIIGVTMGMSQNQCTIRPLVAALAFHQIFEGMGLGGCIAQVISFFDLVLQ; this is encoded by the coding sequence ATGGCTTCGTGTCTAACGGATGCGACACGGGAGCTATCGTGCCGAGACAGCGAAGCAGCGACTCATCTGAAGCTTATCTCCATCCTCGTAATCTTCATCACTAGCATCATCGGCATCTGTTCTCCGGTTCTTCTCGCTCGTCTCTTCCAAGGAAAACCCGTCTATGATAAGGCACTTCTGCTGATCAAATGCTTCGCCGCCGGTGTAATCCTCTCCACCTCCCTCGTCCACGTCCTCCCGGACGCCTTCGATGCCCTTGCCGATTGCAAAGTGGCTACCCATCACCCCTGGAAGGACTTCCCCTTCGCAGGTCTCGTCACTTTGATTGGAGCTCTAATAGCCCTCCTCGTCGATGTTTCTGCGACTTCTCACGTCCATGGCAACAAGCCGAGTAATTATACGCCGATTGGTACGCAGGAAGTTGAGCCATCGattgatttggggaagaaatcgAAGTCGAGTGTGGACCCCCAAATTGAGCTTGGGGTTGTGGTACAGGGGAGTTGCTATGGCGGTGGGAGTCCACCGGCGGCAGAGGAAATGGCAAAGCTGAAGCAGAGATTGGTGTCTCAGGTTTTGGAGATTGGGATCATATTTCACTCTGTGATTATTGGGGTCACCATGGGTATGTCTCAGAATCAGTGCACCATTAGGCCTCTTGTTGCTGCTCTGGCGTTCCACCAGATCTTCGAAGGGATGGGCCTCGGCGGCTGCATTGCACAGGTAATCTCCTTCTTTGATTTGGTACTTCAGTAG
- the LOC122089960 gene encoding UPF0098 protein CPn_0877/CP_0992/CPj0877/CpB0906 has protein sequence MENEEFRLVSPAIDKDGRLPRKYTAEGQGALKNLSPPLEWYNLPEGTKSLALVVQDIDAPDPSGPIVPWTIWVVANIPPTLKGLPEGFSGKEEEVGGDYANIKEGHTDWKVPGWRGPKLPSHCHRFEFKLYALDDMMHLGNKVTKERLLELIEGHVLGEAC, from the exons ATGGAGAACGAGGAATTCAGATTGGTTTCGCCGGCGATAGACAAGGACGGAAGGCTACCACGCAAGTACACGGCAGAAGGACAGGGAGCCCTCAAGAACTTATCTCCACCCTTGGAATGGTACAACTTGCCTGAAGGTACCAAGAGCTTGGCTCTTGTGGTTCAAGACATCGACGCCCCAGATCCGAGTGGGCCTATCGTGCCGTGGACCATATGGGTGGTGGCGAACATACCACCCACACTGAAGGGTCTACCTGAAGGTTTCtcagggaaggaagaggaggttGGTGGTGACTATGCCAACATCAAAGAAGGCCACACTGATTGGAAGGTCCCTGGTTGGCGTGGTCCCAAGCTTCCTTCCCATTGCCATCGCTTCGAGTTCAAACTCTACGCTTTGGATGATATGATGCATCTTGGCAACAAG GTGACGAAGGAGAGACTGTTGGAACTGATTGAAGGGCATGTTCTGGGAGAAGCTTGTTAA
- the LOC122089544 gene encoding uncharacterized protein LOC122089544 produces MILSIPIPLMPTQDKFVWAVTANGSFSVASAYSIAMEGVAPKIQHLLWKTLHNRLPLPTLLNQRGFSFDVACSFCTNHALDPNHLFLSCSQSQQMWYLAGLGNIPAIGSIVDAIKAIITSFKASNRQIILKTALFCWIMWQIWTAVWDQIFRANSFNPQHSLLVAIREAKNISSEVKVSEATCCQYSLDPSPPGVWKFNVDGTSKGTQACRIAGVCRDHNNNFICCFSGGIGYNHALTAEALAARQALIYATKLQATSVVIESDNLLLICCLNGSINRYPWRIASINILADSIQVAGSLPHVVFQHFFRESTAVADKLASEAASSQSNMSIMFYPPTSISYLMYANYTGCIH; encoded by the coding sequence ATGATCCTGTCCATCCCAATCCCTCTCATGCCAACTCAGGACAAGTTTGTCTGGGCGGTTACAGCCAATGGATCCTTCTCGGTTGCATCAGCATATAGCATAGCTATGGAGGGAGTTGCCCCAAAGATCCAACACCTCTTATGGAAAACTCTTCACAATAGGCTGCCGCTTCCAACCCTTCTTAACCAGAGGGGCTTTTCCTTTGATGTTGCCTGCTCCTTCTGCACCAATCATGCACTTGATCCCAATCATCTATTCTTGTCATGTTCGCAGTCCCAGCAAATGTGGTATTTAGCTGGGCTTGGCAATATCCCTGCAATTGGTTCTATCGTGGATGCAATTAAAGCAATAATCACCTCCTTCAAAGCTTCCAACCGGCAAATCATTCTCAAGACCGCCCTGTTCTGCTGGATCATGTGGCAAATCTGGACTGCTGTGTGGGATCAAATCTTCAGAGCTAATTCCTTCAATCCTCAACACTCATTGTTAGTAGCAATCAGGGAGGCCAAGAACATTTCCTCTGAGGTTAAAGTCAGCGAGGCGACCTGCTGCCAGTACTCGTTGGATCCCTCTCCCCCTGGAGTCTGGAAATTCAATGTAGATGGGACAAGTAAAGGAACCCAGGCCTGCCGAATTGCTGGTGTCTGTCGGGATCACAATAATAACTTTATTTGCTGCTTCTCTGGAGGGATAGGGTACAACCACGCTCTTACTGCTGAGGCTCTCGCTGCAAGACAAGCCCTCATCTATGCCACAAAGCTCCAAGCAACTTCGGTGGTCATCGAGAGCGACAATCTCCTGCTCATCTGTTGCCTCAATGGCTCGATAAACCGCTACCCGTGGCGCATAGCTAGTATTAATATTCTGGCAGACAGCATTCAGGTAGCGGGCTCACTACCTCATGTCGTCTTCCAGCATTTCTTCAGGGAATCCACTGCGGTGGCTGACAAGCTTGCTTCTGAGGCTGCATCTTCCCAATCAAATATGTCTATTATGTTTTATCCTCCTACATCCATTTCTTATCTTATGTATGCTAACTATACTGGATGTATTCATTAA
- the LOC122088103 gene encoding transcription factor bHLH139, which translates to MDYYPSESNSWYDVSLSTSSTADTNSKGRKKATGNGGKKKNNNNKVVKLSTDPQSVAARERRHRISDRFKILQSLVPGGTKMDTASMLEEAIHYVKFLKTQIWLHQAMMSAMAEEDDNLSLPPNTTSPDFLSASLLPPPPDSAWSSVATPIMAVPVDPPMNPPSSLPLYRFQANENHNTMFSTLSLKKELPH; encoded by the coding sequence ATGGATTACTATCCCAGTGAATCCAACTCATGGTATGATGTTTCCCTCTCTACATCATCAACGGCCGACACTAATAGCAAAGGGAGGAAAAAAGCTACCGGGAatggaggaaagaagaagaataataacaacaaaGTAGTGAAGCTCTCAACAGACCCACAGAGCGTGGCGGCTCGTGAGAGGAGGCATCGTATCAGTGACCGTTTCAAGATCTTGCAGAGCTTAGTCCCTGGAGGAACAAAAATGGACACAGCGTCCATGTTAGAGGAAGCCATCCACTACGTGAAGTTCCTTAAGACTCAGATATGGCTTCACCAAGCCATGATGAGTGCCATGGCTGAGGAGGATGATAACCTTTCTCTTCCTCCTAATACTACCTCTCCTGACTTCCTCTCTGCatctcttcttccccctcctccAGACTCGGCCTGGTCGTCGGTGGCGACACCTATAATGGCAGTGCCGGTGGATCCACCGATGAACCCACCTTCATCTCTGCCACTCTATCGCTTTCAAGCTAATGAAAATCATAATACCATGTTCTCCACTCTCTCCCTTAAAAAAGAGTTACCCCATTAG